One genomic segment of Ricinus communis isolate WT05 ecotype wild-type chromosome 5, ASM1957865v1, whole genome shotgun sequence includes these proteins:
- the LOC8260673 gene encoding uncharacterized protein LOC8260673, protein MHLKRALWSSRFKENSPEEEESSADPPPQQPSSTAVDELVNSLNKQRLYREVTLALRTGLKDASAEFSFLRLRGLRSLLNFLRSVAQSDSRINLFCQTQSIPELQVVPVLFEHCLKEGEDDRVESLDVIFGVEPLKITSPSTGAEIALALRVLEGCCLLHSESTILAHQHKAIEVLLHILSSRGAAEQGACLDALISIMMDSSSNQMDFEVCNGIEEVAVLIRDKQVDENLRLKCGEFLLLFIGHVNRREGPPLYTIHEDIRRLLGETSASLIWAASQFGSTLDPEQRMTALHIQARRVLESLDLY, encoded by the exons atgcaTCTGAAAAGGGCATTATGGAGCTCCAGATTCAAGGAAAACTCACcggaagaagaagaatcatCAGCAGATCCACCGCCCCAGCAACCGTCGTCAACGGCGGTGGATGAGTTAGTTAACTCGTTaaacaaacaaagattatACAGAGAAGTAACTCTCGCCCTCCGCACTGGTCTCAAAGATGCTAGCGCCGAATTCTCTTTCCTTCGACTCCGTGGCCTCCGCTCTCTTCTTAACTTTCTCCGATCTGTTGCTCAGTCCGACTCAAGAATCAACCTCTTTTGTCAAACTCAGTCCATACCTGAACTCCAAG TGGTTCCAGTTTTGTTTGAACATTGCTTAAAAGAAGGAGAGGATGACAGAGTGGAGAGTTTGGATGTTATATTTGGGGTAGAGCCTCTGAAGATTACTAGTCCTTCAACTGGTGCTGAAATTGCGCTTGCTCTTCGTGTTCTTGAAGGTTGTTGTCTTCTTCATAGCGAAAGCACCATTTTGGCGCATCAACATAAGGCTATTGAG GTTTTGTTGCATATATTATCAAGTAGAGGTGCGGCGGAGCAAGGTGCTTGTTTAGATGCTCTAATTTCAATAATGATGGATTCATCGTCCAATCAAATG GATTTTGAGGTTTGTAATGGTATTGAGGAAGTGGCGGTGCTCATTAGGGACAAGCAAGTGGATGAAAATCTCAG gtTGAAATGTGGGGAATTCTTGCTGCTATTCATTGGCCATGTTAATAGAAGGGAAGGACCTCCATTGTATACTATACATGAAGACATAAGGCGACTTCTTGGTGAGACATCGGCATCCTTGATATGGGCAGCCAGTCAATTTGGCTCAACCCTTGACCCTGAGCAGAGAATGACTGCACTACATATACAAGCTCGCAGGGTACTTGAGTCACTCGACTTGTACTAA
- the LOC8260643 gene encoding pectinesterase inhibitor 4: MEPTITSYLLKFTLTFLLFISNMEKSSSSATAATTKSSSSAYKEYLKTACNSTTYPKLCYSSLSPYCYTIKTDDLTLCSTALNVSLQVAYNTSSLVTVLSKQKGLSKTEAQVIEDCIDEMGDSIDELSQSLDAFGSLKLNSTDLRFQISNIQTWVSAALTNEDTCSDEIDDTRVSSSAKKKIKKSISNVARITCNALALINKLPY; the protein is encoded by the coding sequence ATGGAACCTACTATTACAAGCTATCTTCTCAAATTTACTCTTACCTTTCTTCTATTCATATCAAACATGGAGAAATCATCATCCAGCGCCACGGCCGCCACCACCAAATCTTCGAGCAGCGCCTACAAGGAATACCTAAAAACTGCCTGCAATTCTACCACATACCCAAAACTCTGCTATAGCTCCCTTTCTCCCTATTGCTACACTATCAAAACCGATGATCTAACCCTTTGTAGCACTGCATTAAACGTATCCTTACAAGTTGCTTACAACACATCTTCCTTAGTAACAGTTCTCTCGAAGCAAAAGGGATTGAGCAAGACCGAAGCCCAAGTTATTGAAGACTGCATAGACGAAATGGGAGACAGCATCGATGAACTTAGCCAATCATTGGATGCTTTTGGCAGCCTCAAGTTGAACAGTACCGATTTGAGATTCCAGATTTCTAACATACAAACTTGGGTTAGTGCTGCTCTTACAAATGAAGATACCTGCAGTGATGAAATTGATGATACTAGGGTAAGTTCTTCAGCGAAGAAAAAGATCAAGAAGAGCATATCCAATGTTGCAAGAATCACTTGCAATGCTTTAGCTCTTATAAATAAACTTCCTTACTAG